ACTTCCTGCAGGTAGACACGGTCCAGTCCGAGTTTCTGCAATTCTGATTGGGTATAGTCAACAGCCTTCTGCGCGTTGGCCGAACCCGTCAGCCTTCCTCCTATTGTATTGGTCAGGTGATCGAGCCAGGAATAGCATTCGGAATTCGTCAGGGCCTGTTGGTAAATATCTTTAAGTTGTTGCTCATCGGTACTCTGGCAAAAACCGAAACAGCTGTATAAGCCAAGCAAAATAAATCGTTTTTTCATAAATCAAATTTTGAAATAAAAGTAAGTATTTCCCAAATAAAAAAGCCGGTAAAGCATGAACTTACCGGCTTTCAAAGTTTAAAAACTAAAATTATTAATGTCCGCCTTCAGCCTCAATAGCTTCGACATCGATGTTTTGTTTTTTCAGAATACCCTTAACCACAAATCCGTAAAACGCGAGATATGCAAAACAAATTACGGGAATAAAGTAAGATTCATGGATGCCGATGATATCGGCGATCTTACCCTGCAATGGAGGAATAATTCCACCTCCAAGAATCATCATCACTAAAAATGCTGAACCCTGCGATGTGTACTTACCCAATCCAGTAATTGCCAAGGCGAAAATTGCAGGCCACATAATACTACAGAATAAACCTCCGCTCATGAAAGCATAAATAGCAATATCGCCAGTTGTCACTAGTCCGATTACCATCGCTATCATTCCCATTAATCCAAAAATCATTAATGTTCTTGCCGGTTTATCTTGTCCTAAGAAAAAACCTAAAATCTGAAAAGCAACAACGCCCGCATAGGCATACAGCGGCGTGATGTCCTGCCCAGAAACCTTATTTACAAATAATACTACGCCAAAAGCTATGTATGGCACTACAATCAAAAGAATTTTTCGTAGCGAATTTGATGGATTAAATACCGAGATTGCACCTGCCCAGCGGCCAATCATGAGACTTCCCCAATACATTGAAATGTATGGCGCCAACGCAGATCCGGTAATATTTCCGAAAACATCTGTTTTTAACAATTCCCCCAAATTACTCTGAATCGTAACTTCAACGCCTACATAAGTGAAAATGCCGAGCATTCCTAAAACCAATTGTGGATATTTCATAGCGCCCCAGCCCTCAGGGTTTCGTTTAGCAGCCATATTGGCAAACAATAATCCAAAAACAATAACCAGAAGTGACACAACTGTAAGTCCAAGTCCTAAGAAATCCTGCTCTTTTTGTTCTCCCATAAATCTCGCGATATAGTCTGGATCTTCATATCTTGAAAATATGTATGCAAAAATAGCTACCAGAATTACAGTGATGGCAATCAATGTACGTGACGCTTTAGTTGCGGGCTCAAAAGTATCATCGCTTTTTCCGGCAGGAAGTTTTTTAGAAAAAAAGAACAACAATGCCGCCAATAAAAACAGGCCTCCTACACATACGTACAGGATTTCCATTTTATCAAGCGAATCGGCTTTTTTCGCAAAATCTTCGAGATTAGCACCTGCAATAACCCCGAATAAAGCTATTGAAACTACAATTGGACCAATCGTTGTACCAAACGAATTTATACCTCCGGCCAAATTCAGCCTGTTTGAAGCCGTATGTGCAGAGCCTAATGATGCCGCGAAAGGTTGTGCTGAAGTTTGCTGAAGTGAAAATCCTAATGCTACAACAAACAACGCTCCTAAAATCAATGCGTAATTTCCTTGTGTGACTGCAAAAATCATAAAAGCTGCCCCGAATGTACTGAGTAATAACCCATTAATAATTCCTTTTTTAAATCCCCAGGAATTTAAAATATCTCTTTTCAACGTACTGCTGACCAGAAAAAGAAATAATGCCCCAATATAATAGGCACCATAAAATGCAAAATCGATTAATTGGCTTTGAAACTGGTCAAGCCCAAACTTGATTTTGCAAAAGGGAATAAAAACACCATTGGAAGCCCCAATGAATCCCCAAAAGAAAAATACCGTAATCAGCGTATAAAGTGCTGAATTATTGGATTTTGTTTGCTCTGAAGTTGTCATGTAAAATTTGGTTTTGGTTAAATATGAAAATCGGATTAATAGATTTATTGTGAATTTTTAGAAAAGTAAACAATAAAATTTACGATATATTGAAAATTCAAAGCTTAAATATCATTTATATAATATTAACCCACAACACAACCAACAGTAAGTTATTAACGAAATCGATTTCAGGACGCAAAATTTATGATTATTACATCGTTTGCGTAAACTTATGGTGCCAACTTTACTTCGGTTTGTGGCCCGATGCCGTTGTTATTGAAAGCCTCAATTTTGAAATAATACGCTTCGGAACGGTCTGCCCCGCTGAAATAATATTCGGTTTTGTTGTATACCATAATAGACCCGTACATCTTATCAGGAGACTTCCCAAAATAGATCACATAACCGTCCGCCGATGGTTCCTGCTGCCATTTCATCCAGATGCTGCGGCGCTCGCCTTTCTTTTTGGCTTCGGCGCGGAGCGGCACAAAATTCTGTACTGCACCCGGCGCTTTTCCATTTCCTTTCCCAAACACACGGAATCCTGAAACGGCAAATTTTCCTGTCGGCATACCAAGATTTTCCAACTTCAGGTAACGGCCGGTGCCCGGTGTTGAAAGCTCGATATAATCATGTGGTACGTCCTTGGTATTTTTGCTTTTGTCAACCAAAACTTTCCAGTTCTTATTGTCATCCGAAACATAAACAATGTACTGATGCCCTTTTGTAGTTTCAGGCTTACCCATAATATCCACGTCCTGATCTGCGTAATTGATCTGGATGGCATTGATGGTGCTTTTTTCTCCTAAATCAGAAATGATGTATTCTCCTTTTTTATCTGATTTTGCCGACCAATACGTTTTTAAATCCTCGTCTACGGCAAGGTTAGGCTGGAAACCGCCCAGCGTAGAGGAAACTTGTACCGGCTTATTGTAATTGAGCAGCATCCATCCGGAAAAACTCCCGGAAAGATGGTTTTTCTTTTCAGTTGGAAGAAACGTCGGATAATCACCATATGCGGTATTCGAATATAAAATGCCGTCTTTGTCAAAACCTGCAGGCCAGATGCCGATCCTTCGTTCAAAATTGTTTTTGGTGCAGATGGCAATGGTAGACACATGCCAGTAATCGTTATTCACATCCTGGTATGTACCGCCATGTCCTGCGCCGCGTGCAAATCCGCCCGGTTTATATGAAAACGGATTGAAAGACTGGTATTCAAACGGGCCTAAAGGGCCATCGCCTACATAAACCCCGTCTCCGTAACCGCTGAATTCCGTGCCCGGACCGCCATATTGCAGGTAATATTTACCATTGTGTTTGTTCATATACGCCCCTTCCATAAACGGTTGCAGGAACACATTGTCGTTATATTCCCCGAATCGTTCCCAGCCATGCTCGTCGTCATTGAGTGAAATCAGGTCAGACACTTCGCCTTCAGGCTGGAAAGTTTTCCGGTTCAGTTTTACGCCATGTAAAGGATACACGTTGCTTGATCCGTAATATTCATACACCTCGTCTTTTTCCTTGTCCCAAAAAATATAGGGATCCCATGCGGCTGCCTGTGATTTGTGTACCAATTCCTTCCAGTCGTCCACAGATGGATTGGTGCTCATCCAGATCGGAAATTCCTTTCCCTGCGTAGAGCCAACGACAATCAGCGTGTCGTTTACAAATGATACTGATGGCGCGCACAATTCATCATACACTTTGTGCTCAGGACGCAGGAATCTGCGCGGAATAAATTTCCAGTCGAGCATGTCCTTACTGTGCCAGTAACCCCATTGATTCGTGGAGAACAGGTAATATTCGCCTTTGAAGAAAGTGATGACCGGATCTGCGGTGGCGCGGTGTTTTCCCTGTGTCACGAAGTTCGGGATCGGGCAATAACCGTAATCGATGTTGATGGGATTGCAGTACGTTTTCTGCTGCGCCCATGATGCCTCAGATGTTATCATCAGGAGGACAATCGCCATAGCCCTGATAGCAATAGAAGGAAACGGCAAAGGGTTTCCCGATTTTTTCTTAGTAAAAAAGAGCGACCGCAGGAGCTCCTTTTTTACTTTAGAAAAAACGGAAAGCCGGCCGGAGCCTGTAATGGATAGCAGGATAAAGCTCATAATAAATTTGATTCTTATTTTACCGGTTCAAAACTGATGGCTGTGCCGCCGCCCGGAGCCAATGCAAGGGCGATTTTTGACTTTGACGTCACTTCGGCGGTGCGGATTTTATAGGATTTCGGGTTTTTCTT
This genomic stretch from Flavobacterium pallidum harbors:
- a CDS encoding family 43 glycosylhydrolase, with amino-acid sequence MSFILLSITGSGRLSVFSKVKKELLRSLFFTKKKSGNPLPFPSIAIRAMAIVLLMITSEASWAQQKTYCNPINIDYGYCPIPNFVTQGKHRATADPVITFFKGEYYLFSTNQWGYWHSKDMLDWKFIPRRFLRPEHKVYDELCAPSVSFVNDTLIVVGSTQGKEFPIWMSTNPSVDDWKELVHKSQAAAWDPYIFWDKEKDEVYEYYGSSNVYPLHGVKLNRKTFQPEGEVSDLISLNDDEHGWERFGEYNDNVFLQPFMEGAYMNKHNGKYYLQYGGPGTEFSGYGDGVYVGDGPLGPFEYQSFNPFSYKPGGFARGAGHGGTYQDVNNDYWHVSTIAICTKNNFERRIGIWPAGFDKDGILYSNTAYGDYPTFLPTEKKNHLSGSFSGWMLLNYNKPVQVSSTLGGFQPNLAVDEDLKTYWSAKSDKKGEYIISDLGEKSTINAIQINYADQDVDIMGKPETTKGHQYIVYVSDDNKNWKVLVDKSKNTKDVPHDYIELSTPGTGRYLKLENLGMPTGKFAVSGFRVFGKGNGKAPGAVQNFVPLRAEAKKKGERRSIWMKWQQEPSADGYVIYFGKSPDKMYGSIMVYNKTEYYFSGADRSEAYYFKIEAFNNNGIGPQTEVKLAP
- a CDS encoding MFS transporter — translated: MTTSEQTKSNNSALYTLITVFFFWGFIGASNGVFIPFCKIKFGLDQFQSQLIDFAFYGAYYIGALFLFLVSSTLKRDILNSWGFKKGIINGLLLSTFGAAFMIFAVTQGNYALILGALFVVALGFSLQQTSAQPFAASLGSAHTASNRLNLAGGINSFGTTIGPIVVSIALFGVIAGANLEDFAKKADSLDKMEILYVCVGGLFLLAALLFFFSKKLPAGKSDDTFEPATKASRTLIAITVILVAIFAYIFSRYEDPDYIARFMGEQKEQDFLGLGLTVVSLLVIVFGLLFANMAAKRNPEGWGAMKYPQLVLGMLGIFTYVGVEVTIQSNLGELLKTDVFGNITGSALAPYISMYWGSLMIGRWAGAISVFNPSNSLRKILLIVVPYIAFGVVLFVNKVSGQDITPLYAYAGVVAFQILGFFLGQDKPARTLMIFGLMGMIAMVIGLVTTGDIAIYAFMSGGLFCSIMWPAIFALAITGLGKYTSQGSAFLVMMILGGGIIPPLQGKIADIIGIHESYFIPVICFAYLAFYGFVVKGILKKQNIDVEAIEAEGGH